In Nostocoides sp. HKS02, the DNA window CGGATGCGCTCGTCCACCCTCCACCGGTCGCCCCGCTCGAACCGCTCGAGTCCGGTGAGCTCGTCCCACAGGTCGCGGTAGCGGCACACCAGACGGTTGGAGGTGTCGATCGCATCGGTGCCGGCCTCGAGGTAACCGCCCGCCTCGAGGTCCATCAGCTCGCCGGCGATGTTGACCCGGGCGATCTCGAGGTCGTGTTCGCGCTGCCCCGTGGTGAGCGACTGGTGCAGCTCACCGGTCTCGGCGTCGACGAGGTATGCCGCGAACGCGCCGGCGTCACGACGGAAGAGGGTGTTGGACAGGGACACGTCGCCCCACCAAAAGCCGATCAGGTGCAGGCGCACGAGCAGGACGGCCAGGGCGTCGATGAGGCGGGTCGTCGTGTCAGGGCGCAGCGACTGGCTGAAGAGGGCGCGGTAGGGCAGGGCGAACTGCAGGTGCTGGGTGATCAGGCAGGCGTCCAGCGGCTCGCCGTCGACCCCGACGCGTCCGCTGACGACCCCGGACGGTTCGACGCACGGCACCTCGAGCCGGTTGAGGTTTCGCAGCATCTGGTACTCGCGCACCGCGATGTCGGCCTTGATCTCCTTGACCGCGAGGACGCGCTTGGACAGCTTGACGAAACGGACGACGTGACGCGAGATGCCTCGGGGGAGAGCCGCCAGGACCTCCTCGGGCCAAGTCTCGAGTGGCAGTTCCCAAGGCAGGTCGAGCAGGGCCGGGTCGGGTCGCGCTGCGGTGATCTGGAGGGCCACGACTTCATGCTCCCAGATCACGGGTCAACCCGGTGGTCCGTGTCAGCGCCGCCCGACCCCACAGCGCGGATACGCCGGTGGCCGCACACGCCGGTGGCCGGCACCCCGGGAGGGGTGCCGGCCACGCGGCATACGGGAAAGGCGGTTGTCAGT includes these proteins:
- a CDS encoding DUF4032 domain-containing protein; amino-acid sequence: MALQITAARPDPALLDLPWELPLETWPEEVLAALPRGISRHVVRFVKLSKRVLAVKEIKADIAVREYQMLRNLNRLEVPCVEPSGVVSGRVGVDGEPLDACLITQHLQFALPYRALFSQSLRPDTTTRLIDALAVLLVRLHLIGFWWGDVSLSNTLFRRDAGAFAAYLVDAETGELHQSLTTGQREHDLEIARVNIAGELMDLEAGGYLEAGTDAIDTSNRLVCRYRDLWDELTGLERFERGDRWRVDERIRRLNELGFDIDELAITTDFDGTHIQIQPKVVDAGHHSRRLLRLTGLDVEENQARRLLNDLDSYRASQDRQNDDEEIVAHDWLSRIYEPITRTVPRELAGKLESAELFHEVLEHRWYMSERAGHDVPIEDAIRDYVATVLPGKPDEATVVGVDTVEMPVVAMFDD